In Arthrobacter sp. StoSoilB5, one genomic interval encodes:
- a CDS encoding pyruvate dehydrogenase: MTQTHQQTNGDFTTALPASESPGKAVDESLLRSIAQRVLWTSTAIVDAANRGRPNPSGVKVGGHQASSASMVDIMTSLWFAELTNLDRVSVKPHSSPVLHAINYLLGELDAAYLPRLREKGGLQSYPSRQKDPDTVDFSTGSVGIGATAPLWAALAHRYIRDRFPDTHRAGRFISLLGDAELDEGAIWEAVADPSVSKLGELLWIVDLNRQSLDRVVPEMQIQRLQGMFSAAGWQVMTCKWGRAISEIFERPGGEAFRQLLESMPNEEYQRILRSPRPEVRTRLLANRNNESVQQLLDELSDAELAASLRDLGGHDIGLLLDTYAAVDDHRPTVIFAYTVKGKGLATEGHPNNHSALLTEGQMRILAEQSGVSLEEPWQRFDPSSREAALCLKRAEAVRRPSYSIPSSEEVPKELPWHYKQTISTQAALGRFLSDIHRAAPEVAKRIVTCSPDVASSTNLGGWINKTGVWAVNDRRDWFADDAERVLKWSERVTGQHIELGIAEVNLVCMAGELGATWSRWGQPLIPIATIYDPFVSRALEPWSYGIYAGGQSILVGTPSGVTLAPEGGAHQSITTPSIGLEQPGCVAWEPAFAQDLEWCMLQAMAAIGKPEGTSAYFRLTTRPLDQSLAALPEDPVLLERRRAHAVAGGYRLVSAPAEEVTLVGVGAIMPEVMAAASRLEEFGVRAGVVCLTSPDLVFRALQERGKVGTSNRSGIADILFPPSRRTPLVTVLDGHPHTLSFLAGLRGDPIRCLGVTEFGQSSDLSDAYRLHEIDTDSIVSAALDITGYDGSRIPPRTQTK, encoded by the coding sequence GTGACGCAAACCCACCAGCAGACCAACGGAGACTTCACTACCGCGCTCCCAGCCTCGGAGTCGCCCGGGAAGGCCGTGGACGAAAGCCTCCTGCGCTCCATCGCTCAGCGGGTTCTTTGGACCTCGACAGCTATCGTCGACGCTGCCAATCGGGGTAGGCCCAACCCTTCCGGAGTAAAAGTAGGTGGCCATCAGGCCTCCAGCGCGTCGATGGTGGATATCATGACGTCGCTCTGGTTCGCAGAGTTGACCAACCTCGACCGAGTGTCAGTGAAGCCGCACTCCTCCCCTGTACTCCATGCCATTAACTATCTGCTTGGTGAACTGGACGCTGCGTACCTACCCCGGCTCCGGGAGAAGGGCGGACTCCAGAGCTACCCGAGCCGGCAGAAAGACCCGGACACTGTCGATTTCTCCACCGGCTCTGTTGGGATTGGTGCCACGGCCCCCTTGTGGGCCGCCCTCGCTCACCGGTATATCCGTGATCGTTTCCCTGACACGCACCGCGCCGGTCGGTTCATCAGCCTGTTGGGCGACGCCGAGTTGGACGAAGGTGCCATTTGGGAAGCCGTTGCCGACCCGTCCGTCTCCAAGCTCGGCGAACTCCTCTGGATTGTTGATCTCAACCGCCAGTCCCTGGACAGGGTGGTGCCGGAGATGCAAATCCAACGACTCCAAGGAATGTTCTCCGCCGCTGGTTGGCAAGTCATGACCTGCAAGTGGGGCCGCGCCATCTCGGAAATATTCGAGCGGCCCGGCGGCGAGGCATTCCGCCAACTCCTCGAATCGATGCCCAACGAAGAGTACCAACGCATCCTCCGCAGCCCGCGGCCCGAAGTACGCACGCGCCTTTTGGCCAACCGAAACAACGAGTCTGTTCAGCAGCTGCTGGACGAACTCAGCGACGCTGAGCTCGCCGCATCGCTTCGCGACCTTGGCGGGCACGACATCGGCCTGCTGCTGGACACATACGCGGCAGTGGACGACCACCGTCCCACAGTGATCTTTGCCTACACCGTAAAAGGCAAAGGCCTGGCCACCGAAGGGCATCCGAACAACCACTCGGCACTGCTCACCGAAGGACAAATGCGCATTTTGGCGGAGCAGTCCGGCGTCTCGCTTGAGGAGCCGTGGCAGCGCTTCGACCCTTCGAGCCGAGAGGCGGCGCTCTGCCTCAAACGTGCCGAGGCAGTGCGGCGCCCATCGTATTCGATACCGTCCAGCGAAGAAGTTCCCAAGGAGCTTCCGTGGCATTACAAGCAGACGATTTCGACACAGGCGGCTTTGGGACGATTCCTCTCCGACATCCATCGTGCTGCCCCCGAGGTGGCGAAGCGGATAGTGACCTGCAGCCCTGACGTGGCGTCTTCGACCAACCTGGGCGGGTGGATCAACAAAACCGGTGTATGGGCTGTCAATGATCGCCGGGACTGGTTCGCCGACGATGCCGAGCGGGTACTGAAATGGTCCGAACGCGTTACCGGGCAGCACATCGAACTTGGCATCGCGGAGGTGAACCTCGTCTGCATGGCAGGGGAACTGGGAGCGACGTGGAGCCGCTGGGGTCAGCCGCTGATCCCCATCGCTACAATCTACGATCCCTTTGTCTCCAGGGCACTCGAACCTTGGTCCTACGGAATCTACGCCGGCGGTCAATCGATTCTGGTTGGCACCCCGTCCGGCGTAACACTTGCCCCCGAAGGTGGGGCCCACCAGTCAATCACCACTCCGTCAATCGGTCTTGAGCAGCCCGGGTGTGTCGCGTGGGAACCGGCATTCGCCCAGGATTTGGAGTGGTGCATGCTCCAGGCGATGGCAGCCATCGGCAAACCCGAGGGAACCTCCGCCTATTTCAGGTTGACGACGCGGCCCCTTGATCAGAGCCTCGCTGCCCTTCCTGAAGACCCAGTACTGCTCGAACGACGTCGAGCTCACGCGGTGGCAGGCGGCTATCGGCTTGTTTCTGCTCCTGCTGAAGAAGTCACGCTCGTAGGAGTCGGGGCCATCATGCCCGAGGTCATGGCTGCGGCCAGCAGGTTGGAAGAATTCGGAGTACGGGCAGGTGTCGTCTGCCTCACAAGCCCTGATCTGGTGTTCCGTGCCCTCCAAGAGCGAGGCAAAGTGGGGACGAGCAACCGAAGCGGCATCGCGGACATTCTTTTCCCACCGTCCAGGAGAACCCCGTTGGTCACCGTCCTGGATGGCCACCCGCACACTCTTTCCTTCCTCGCAGGACTCCGCGGCGACCCTATCCGGTGCCTCGGAGTGACCGAGTTCGGCCAATCCAGTGACCTGTCCGACGCCTACAGGCTCCACGAAATCGACACGGACTCAATAGTCTCTGCGGCCTTGGACATCACCGGCTACGACGGTTCCCGAATACCCCCTCGAACCCAGACGAAATAA
- a CDS encoding IclR family transcriptional regulator: MSVLDCFGPGTPSLGAAEMARRLGLGKTVVFRIAQTLAAAGFLEREADGRYRIGLHAFEVGSLYPLHRALEEAAMGPMRALAARTAHTVYLGVLHGRHITYLSAVEAPGPIQIRATPGTRTYAHTTAMGTILLAHMPPEEARELLSREPLERLSPNTVTDVEAIMARLERAREAGYAMNSGEHYEMVGSIAAPVLGPLGRPVAAVSNGFAIGLVSATELQEMTHDVIHCAAELSSAFIRQDNHDLRKVL, translated from the coding sequence GTGAGTGTGTTGGATTGTTTTGGGCCTGGTACGCCGAGTCTGGGGGCGGCGGAGATGGCGCGGCGGTTGGGGTTGGGTAAGACGGTGGTGTTCCGGATTGCCCAGACGTTGGCTGCTGCGGGGTTCCTGGAGCGGGAGGCGGATGGGAGGTACCGGATCGGGTTGCATGCGTTCGAGGTGGGCAGTCTGTATCCGTTGCACCGGGCGTTGGAGGAAGCTGCGATGGGGCCGATGCGTGCGTTGGCTGCGCGGACGGCGCACACGGTGTATCTGGGTGTGCTGCATGGCCGGCACATCACGTACCTCTCCGCTGTGGAGGCTCCTGGCCCGATTCAGATCCGGGCGACCCCTGGGACCCGGACCTATGCCCATACCACCGCGATGGGCACGATCCTGCTGGCACACATGCCGCCGGAGGAAGCCCGGGAGTTGCTCTCGCGTGAGCCGTTGGAGCGTCTCTCACCAAACACTGTCACCGATGTTGAGGCGATCATGGCCCGCCTGGAACGTGCCCGGGAGGCCGGGTATGCAATGAACAGCGGGGAACACTACGAGATGGTCGGTTCCATCGCCGCCCCGGTACTTGGCCCCTTGGGACGCCCGGTGGCCGCGGTCAGTAACGGCTTCGCGATCGGTTTGGTCAGCGCCACCGAACTGCAGGAAATGACCCACGACGTGATCCACTGCGCCGCCGAGCTCAGCAGCGCCTTCATCCGGCAAGACAACCACGACCTGAGGAAAGTACTTTGA
- a CDS encoding acetolactate synthase large subunit, with protein MTVSAQLVDSQPAQTRNLPRQGTGADSVVWALEALGVDIVFGIPGGAILPVYDPLMQSSRVRHILVRHEQDAGHAAAGYAQASGRVGVCMATSGPGATNLLTPLADAHMDSVPVVAITGQVSSSLIGKDAFQEADIIGMTMSVTKHGFHVTEASEIPRALAEAFHVAASGRPGVVVVDIPKDVLQESTEFNWPPVVDLPGYSVPTSPPQSKIREATELINCAESPVLYVGGGVIKAQASRQLLELAELTGIPVVTTLMARGAFPDSHPLHYGMPGMHGSVAAVAAMQRSDLLIALGARFDDRVTGRPESFAPTARVLHIDIDPAEIGKNRRADVGIVGDCREVLRALLKALAFDRVTSPRPELAAWRTFLDSTRASYPTGYESSAGPLMAPQLVIETIGRATGSDTIYAAGVGQHQMWAAHHIEFEQPRTWLNSGGLGTMGYAVPAAMGAKLAFPEREVWAIDGDGCFQMTGRELATAAIEGIPIKVAIINNGMLGMVRQLQAIHYDERFTQVDLGTHRQRVPDFVLLAEALGCAALRCERAEDLHSVIEQARSINDRPVVIDFVVSDQALVWPMVAAGTSNDQIMAAKDVRPLFNEGDDA; from the coding sequence ATGACCGTCTCGGCACAGCTCGTCGACTCACAGCCAGCACAAACCCGTAACCTGCCGCGGCAGGGCACGGGGGCCGATTCCGTTGTCTGGGCACTCGAGGCGTTAGGGGTGGACATCGTCTTCGGAATCCCCGGCGGCGCCATCCTACCGGTCTACGATCCATTAATGCAGTCCTCCCGTGTGAGGCACATTCTTGTCCGCCACGAGCAGGATGCCGGGCACGCCGCCGCCGGCTATGCCCAAGCAAGTGGGCGGGTGGGCGTTTGCATGGCCACATCAGGACCTGGAGCGACAAACCTGCTTACTCCTTTGGCCGATGCCCACATGGATTCGGTCCCCGTCGTCGCCATCACCGGGCAAGTCAGCAGTTCCTTGATCGGCAAGGATGCCTTCCAGGAAGCGGACATCATCGGTATGACGATGTCAGTGACAAAACATGGGTTCCATGTCACTGAGGCAAGCGAAATTCCCAGGGCGCTGGCCGAGGCTTTCCACGTCGCGGCCAGCGGTCGGCCCGGCGTGGTCGTGGTCGACATTCCCAAGGACGTGCTACAGGAATCAACCGAATTTAACTGGCCTCCGGTCGTGGATCTGCCAGGCTACTCGGTCCCCACCTCACCCCCGCAGTCCAAAATCCGTGAAGCGACGGAGCTGATCAACTGCGCGGAGTCCCCGGTCCTCTATGTCGGCGGCGGCGTCATCAAGGCCCAGGCCTCTCGCCAACTCTTGGAACTGGCAGAACTCACGGGGATCCCGGTCGTCACGACCCTCATGGCCAGGGGCGCATTTCCCGACAGCCACCCCCTGCATTACGGCATGCCTGGAATGCACGGATCCGTGGCCGCCGTGGCTGCGATGCAGCGCAGCGATCTGCTGATCGCGCTCGGGGCTCGTTTCGACGACAGGGTCACCGGCCGTCCTGAGTCCTTTGCCCCCACAGCCCGGGTCCTGCACATTGACATCGACCCTGCCGAAATTGGAAAGAACCGCCGGGCCGACGTCGGAATTGTCGGCGACTGCAGGGAAGTTCTTCGTGCGCTTCTGAAGGCACTTGCCTTCGATCGCGTAACTTCCCCAAGGCCCGAGCTCGCCGCATGGCGCACTTTCCTCGACAGCACCCGGGCCTCATATCCCACGGGGTACGAGTCCAGCGCCGGGCCACTCATGGCACCTCAACTCGTCATTGAAACCATCGGCAGGGCTACGGGATCCGACACCATCTACGCAGCTGGCGTGGGGCAGCACCAGATGTGGGCCGCTCATCACATTGAATTCGAGCAGCCCCGAACGTGGTTGAACTCAGGCGGCCTCGGCACGATGGGTTACGCGGTCCCGGCCGCAATGGGGGCGAAACTAGCCTTCCCCGAACGCGAAGTCTGGGCCATCGACGGCGATGGCTGCTTTCAAATGACCGGCCGGGAACTGGCTACGGCTGCCATCGAGGGCATCCCGATAAAAGTAGCCATCATCAACAACGGCATGCTGGGCATGGTCCGACAGCTTCAGGCCATCCACTACGACGAACGATTCACCCAGGTGGACCTGGGCACACACCGGCAGCGCGTTCCGGACTTCGTCCTCCTCGCTGAGGCCCTTGGCTGTGCGGCGTTACGGTGCGAACGAGCGGAAGATCTTCACTCCGTCATCGAACAAGCCCGTTCCATCAACGATCGGCCTGTGGTGATTGACTTCGTCGTGAGCGACCAAGCCTTGGTGTGGCCCATGGTCGCCGCTGGTACAAGCAATGACCAGATCATGGCCGCGAAAGACGTGCGGCCGCTGTTCAACGAGGGGGACGACGCGTGA